The following are encoded in a window of Anopheles stephensi strain Indian chromosome X, UCI_ANSTEP_V1.0, whole genome shotgun sequence genomic DNA:
- the LOC118513798 gene encoding nucleic acid dioxygenase ALKBH1 isoform X2, producing the protein MPVQLTHDNESIFSGLYPPNDWKIYELCSRPGLLLLANPFTCEGQRYWMKRSLVNYPMHPNTTNQSNASQSTQQVQWWKMVQSITDATERKKFAQKLRWTTLGYQYDWTHKIYDETRKENFPSELRALVQYVATVLGYNRFSPEAAIVNYYPIGSTLAGHTDHSEDDRTAPLFSFSFGQPAVFLIGGLSRDEQPDAILLRSGDIIVMTGESRLCYHAVPRVCADLELPDNMGNSAKRWDPNDVSVEQHDDEMWNDVEQYIQYSRININVFGYDRSSCLLKCAPNIFLVGKFVLLTHRERIQYEFQPKLCTREKCKQRYASTSPPKNYQQRR; encoded by the exons ATG CCGGTGCAGTTGACTCATGACAATGAAAGCATTTTTTCTGGTCTATACCCACCGAACGACTGGAAAATATATGAACTATGTTCCAGGCCGGGATTGCTTCTGCTAGCCAATCCGTTCACGTGCGAGGGTCAACGGTACTGGATGAAGCGAAGCTTGGTAAACTATCCGATGCACCCGAACACTACCAACCAAAGCAACGCGAGCCAATCGACCCAGCAAGTTcaatggtggaaaatggttcaAAGTATCACGGATGCAACGGAACGTAAGAAGTTCGCCCAAAAACTTCGTTGGACCACATTAGGCTATCAGTATGATTGGACACATAAGATATACGACGAAACACGAAAGGAAAACTTCCCGTCTGAGCTACGCGCGCTAGTGCAATACGTGGCCACCGTGCTTGGTTACAATCGGTTTTCACCAGAAGCGGCGATAGTTAATTATTATCCCATCGGCTCAACGCTTGCTGGTCACACAGATCATTCAGAAGATGATCGTACAGCGCCATTGTTTTCCTTCAG CTTTGGACAGCCCGCTGTATTTCTAATCGGTGGCCTTAGTCGCGATGAGCAACCGGATGCTATCTTGCTACGAAGCGGTGACATTATCGTTATGACTGGTGAAAGTAGGCTGTGTTATCATGCGGTACCTCGTGTTTGTGCGGATTTGGAGCTTCCTGATAACATGGGAAACAGTGCCAAACGTTGGGATCCGAATGATGTCTCAGTAGAGCAGCACGACGATGAGATGTGGAATGATGTCGAGCAATACATTCAGTACAGCCGCATCAACATAAAC GTGTTTGGCTACGATAGGAGCTCTTGCTTGTTGAAGTGCGCCCCGAACATTTTTCTTGtcggtaaatttgttttattaacgcACCGTGAAAGAATACA atatGAATTCCAGCCAAAGCTCTGTACAAGAGAAAAATGCAAGCAGCGCTATGCAAGCACCTCGCCGCCGAAAAACTACCAGCAACGAAGATAG
- the LOC118513798 gene encoding nucleic acid dioxygenase ALKBH1 isoform X1, with product MFQTSFKYYKSRNPPPTFENVLLIGTDQPNLKPVQLTHDNESIFSGLYPPNDWKIYELCSRPGLLLLANPFTCEGQRYWMKRSLVNYPMHPNTTNQSNASQSTQQVQWWKMVQSITDATERKKFAQKLRWTTLGYQYDWTHKIYDETRKENFPSELRALVQYVATVLGYNRFSPEAAIVNYYPIGSTLAGHTDHSEDDRTAPLFSFSFGQPAVFLIGGLSRDEQPDAILLRSGDIIVMTGESRLCYHAVPRVCADLELPDNMGNSAKRWDPNDVSVEQHDDEMWNDVEQYIQYSRININVFGYDRSSCLLKCAPNIFLVGKFVLLTHRERIQYEFQPKLCTREKCKQRYASTSPPKNYQQRR from the exons ATGTTTCAAACATCCTTTAAATACTACAAGTCGAGGAATCCTCCACCTACGTTCGAGAATGTGCTACTTATCGGTACTGATCAACCTAATCTAAAG CCGGTGCAGTTGACTCATGACAATGAAAGCATTTTTTCTGGTCTATACCCACCGAACGACTGGAAAATATATGAACTATGTTCCAGGCCGGGATTGCTTCTGCTAGCCAATCCGTTCACGTGCGAGGGTCAACGGTACTGGATGAAGCGAAGCTTGGTAAACTATCCGATGCACCCGAACACTACCAACCAAAGCAACGCGAGCCAATCGACCCAGCAAGTTcaatggtggaaaatggttcaAAGTATCACGGATGCAACGGAACGTAAGAAGTTCGCCCAAAAACTTCGTTGGACCACATTAGGCTATCAGTATGATTGGACACATAAGATATACGACGAAACACGAAAGGAAAACTTCCCGTCTGAGCTACGCGCGCTAGTGCAATACGTGGCCACCGTGCTTGGTTACAATCGGTTTTCACCAGAAGCGGCGATAGTTAATTATTATCCCATCGGCTCAACGCTTGCTGGTCACACAGATCATTCAGAAGATGATCGTACAGCGCCATTGTTTTCCTTCAG CTTTGGACAGCCCGCTGTATTTCTAATCGGTGGCCTTAGTCGCGATGAGCAACCGGATGCTATCTTGCTACGAAGCGGTGACATTATCGTTATGACTGGTGAAAGTAGGCTGTGTTATCATGCGGTACCTCGTGTTTGTGCGGATTTGGAGCTTCCTGATAACATGGGAAACAGTGCCAAACGTTGGGATCCGAATGATGTCTCAGTAGAGCAGCACGACGATGAGATGTGGAATGATGTCGAGCAATACATTCAGTACAGCCGCATCAACATAAAC GTGTTTGGCTACGATAGGAGCTCTTGCTTGTTGAAGTGCGCCCCGAACATTTTTCTTGtcggtaaatttgttttattaacgcACCGTGAAAGAATACA atatGAATTCCAGCCAAAGCTCTGTACAAGAGAAAAATGCAAGCAGCGCTATGCAAGCACCTCGCCGCCGAAAAACTACCAGCAACGAAGATAG
- the LOC118513798 gene encoding nucleic acid dioxygenase ALKBH1 isoform X8 — protein MFQTSFKYYKSRNPPPTFENVLLIGTDQPNLKPVQLTHDNESIFSGLYPPNDWKIYELCSRPGLLLLANPFTCEGQRYWMKRSLVNYPMHPNTTNQSNASQSTQQVQWWKMVQSITDATERKKFAQKLRWTTLGYQYDWTHKIYDETRKENFPSELRALVQYVATVLGYNRFSPEAAIVNYYPIGSTLAGHTDHSEDDRTAPLFSFSFGQPAVFLIGGLSRDEQPDAILLRSGDIIVMTGESRLCYHAVPRVCADLELPDNMGNSAKRWDPNDVSVEQHDDEMWNDVEQYIQYSRININI, from the exons ATGTTTCAAACATCCTTTAAATACTACAAGTCGAGGAATCCTCCACCTACGTTCGAGAATGTGCTACTTATCGGTACTGATCAACCTAATCTAAAG CCGGTGCAGTTGACTCATGACAATGAAAGCATTTTTTCTGGTCTATACCCACCGAACGACTGGAAAATATATGAACTATGTTCCAGGCCGGGATTGCTTCTGCTAGCCAATCCGTTCACGTGCGAGGGTCAACGGTACTGGATGAAGCGAAGCTTGGTAAACTATCCGATGCACCCGAACACTACCAACCAAAGCAACGCGAGCCAATCGACCCAGCAAGTTcaatggtggaaaatggttcaAAGTATCACGGATGCAACGGAACGTAAGAAGTTCGCCCAAAAACTTCGTTGGACCACATTAGGCTATCAGTATGATTGGACACATAAGATATACGACGAAACACGAAAGGAAAACTTCCCGTCTGAGCTACGCGCGCTAGTGCAATACGTGGCCACCGTGCTTGGTTACAATCGGTTTTCACCAGAAGCGGCGATAGTTAATTATTATCCCATCGGCTCAACGCTTGCTGGTCACACAGATCATTCAGAAGATGATCGTACAGCGCCATTGTTTTCCTTCAG CTTTGGACAGCCCGCTGTATTTCTAATCGGTGGCCTTAGTCGCGATGAGCAACCGGATGCTATCTTGCTACGAAGCGGTGACATTATCGTTATGACTGGTGAAAGTAGGCTGTGTTATCATGCGGTACCTCGTGTTTGTGCGGATTTGGAGCTTCCTGATAACATGGGAAACAGTGCCAAACGTTGGGATCCGAATGATGTCTCAGTAGAGCAGCACGACGATGAGATGTGGAATGATGTCGAGCAATACATTCAGTACAGCCGCATCAACATAAAC atatGA
- the LOC118513798 gene encoding nucleic acid dioxygenase ALKBH1 isoform X7: MFQTSFKYYKSRNPPPTFENVLLIGTDQPNLKPVQLTHDNESIFSGLYPPNDWKIYELCSRPGLLLLANPFTCEGQRYWMKRSLVNYPMHPNTTNQSNASQSTQQVQWWKMVQSITDATERKKFAQKLRWTTLGYQYDWTHKIYDETRKENFPSELRALVQYVATVLGYNRFSPEAAIVNYYPIGSTLAGHTDHSEDDRTAPLFSFSFGQPAVFLIGGLSRDEQPDAILLRSGDIIVMTGESRLCYHAVPRVCADLELPDNMGNSAKRWDPNDVSVEQHDDEMWNDVEQYIQYSRININRWLKK; the protein is encoded by the exons ATGTTTCAAACATCCTTTAAATACTACAAGTCGAGGAATCCTCCACCTACGTTCGAGAATGTGCTACTTATCGGTACTGATCAACCTAATCTAAAG CCGGTGCAGTTGACTCATGACAATGAAAGCATTTTTTCTGGTCTATACCCACCGAACGACTGGAAAATATATGAACTATGTTCCAGGCCGGGATTGCTTCTGCTAGCCAATCCGTTCACGTGCGAGGGTCAACGGTACTGGATGAAGCGAAGCTTGGTAAACTATCCGATGCACCCGAACACTACCAACCAAAGCAACGCGAGCCAATCGACCCAGCAAGTTcaatggtggaaaatggttcaAAGTATCACGGATGCAACGGAACGTAAGAAGTTCGCCCAAAAACTTCGTTGGACCACATTAGGCTATCAGTATGATTGGACACATAAGATATACGACGAAACACGAAAGGAAAACTTCCCGTCTGAGCTACGCGCGCTAGTGCAATACGTGGCCACCGTGCTTGGTTACAATCGGTTTTCACCAGAAGCGGCGATAGTTAATTATTATCCCATCGGCTCAACGCTTGCTGGTCACACAGATCATTCAGAAGATGATCGTACAGCGCCATTGTTTTCCTTCAG CTTTGGACAGCCCGCTGTATTTCTAATCGGTGGCCTTAGTCGCGATGAGCAACCGGATGCTATCTTGCTACGAAGCGGTGACATTATCGTTATGACTGGTGAAAGTAGGCTGTGTTATCATGCGGTACCTCGTGTTTGTGCGGATTTGGAGCTTCCTGATAACATGGGAAACAGTGCCAAACGTTGGGATCCGAATGATGTCTCAGTAGAGCAGCACGACGATGAGATGTGGAATGATGTCGAGCAATACATTCAGTACAGCCGCATCAACATAAAC cgttggttaaaaaaataa
- the LOC118513798 gene encoding nucleic acid dioxygenase ALKBH1 isoform X5 produces the protein MFQTSFKYYKSRNPPPTFENVLLIGTDQPNLKPVQLTHDNESIFSGLYPPNDWKIYELCSRPGLLLLANPFTCEGQRYWMKRSLVNYPMHPNTTNQSNASQSTQQVQWWKMVQSITDATERKKFAQKLRWTTLGYQYDWTHKIYDETRKENFPSELRALVQYVATVLGYNRFSPEAAIVNYYPIGSTLAGHTDHSEDDRTAPLFSFSFGQPAVFLIGGLSRDEQPDAILLRSGDIIVMTGESRLCYHAVPRVCADLELPDNMGNSAKRWDPNDVSVEQHDDEMWNDVEQYIQYSRININCVTGFTDR, from the exons ATGTTTCAAACATCCTTTAAATACTACAAGTCGAGGAATCCTCCACCTACGTTCGAGAATGTGCTACTTATCGGTACTGATCAACCTAATCTAAAG CCGGTGCAGTTGACTCATGACAATGAAAGCATTTTTTCTGGTCTATACCCACCGAACGACTGGAAAATATATGAACTATGTTCCAGGCCGGGATTGCTTCTGCTAGCCAATCCGTTCACGTGCGAGGGTCAACGGTACTGGATGAAGCGAAGCTTGGTAAACTATCCGATGCACCCGAACACTACCAACCAAAGCAACGCGAGCCAATCGACCCAGCAAGTTcaatggtggaaaatggttcaAAGTATCACGGATGCAACGGAACGTAAGAAGTTCGCCCAAAAACTTCGTTGGACCACATTAGGCTATCAGTATGATTGGACACATAAGATATACGACGAAACACGAAAGGAAAACTTCCCGTCTGAGCTACGCGCGCTAGTGCAATACGTGGCCACCGTGCTTGGTTACAATCGGTTTTCACCAGAAGCGGCGATAGTTAATTATTATCCCATCGGCTCAACGCTTGCTGGTCACACAGATCATTCAGAAGATGATCGTACAGCGCCATTGTTTTCCTTCAG CTTTGGACAGCCCGCTGTATTTCTAATCGGTGGCCTTAGTCGCGATGAGCAACCGGATGCTATCTTGCTACGAAGCGGTGACATTATCGTTATGACTGGTGAAAGTAGGCTGTGTTATCATGCGGTACCTCGTGTTTGTGCGGATTTGGAGCTTCCTGATAACATGGGAAACAGTGCCAAACGTTGGGATCCGAATGATGTCTCAGTAGAGCAGCACGACGATGAGATGTGGAATGATGTCGAGCAATACATTCAGTACAGCCGCATCAACATAAAC TGTGTTACAGGGTTCACCGATAGATAG
- the LOC118513798 gene encoding nucleic acid dioxygenase ALKBH1 isoform X4, translated as MFQTSFKYYKSRNPPPTFENVLLIGTDQPNLKPVQLTHDNESIFSGLYPPNDWKIYELCSRPGLLLLANPFTCEGQRYWMKRSLVNYPMHPNTTNQSNASQSTQQVQWWKMVQSITDATERKKFAQKLRWTTLGYQYDWTHKIYDETRKENFPSELRALVQYVATVLGYNRFSPEAAIVNYYPIGSTLAGHTDHSEDDRTAPLFSFSFGQPAVFLIGGLSRDEQPDAILLRSGDIIVMTGESRLCYHAVPRVCADLELPDNMGNSAKRWDPNDVSVEQHDDEMWNDVEQYIQYSRININCWFFNDRHTRTSSTCRSGKQMMASKIGTTGE; from the exons ATGTTTCAAACATCCTTTAAATACTACAAGTCGAGGAATCCTCCACCTACGTTCGAGAATGTGCTACTTATCGGTACTGATCAACCTAATCTAAAG CCGGTGCAGTTGACTCATGACAATGAAAGCATTTTTTCTGGTCTATACCCACCGAACGACTGGAAAATATATGAACTATGTTCCAGGCCGGGATTGCTTCTGCTAGCCAATCCGTTCACGTGCGAGGGTCAACGGTACTGGATGAAGCGAAGCTTGGTAAACTATCCGATGCACCCGAACACTACCAACCAAAGCAACGCGAGCCAATCGACCCAGCAAGTTcaatggtggaaaatggttcaAAGTATCACGGATGCAACGGAACGTAAGAAGTTCGCCCAAAAACTTCGTTGGACCACATTAGGCTATCAGTATGATTGGACACATAAGATATACGACGAAACACGAAAGGAAAACTTCCCGTCTGAGCTACGCGCGCTAGTGCAATACGTGGCCACCGTGCTTGGTTACAATCGGTTTTCACCAGAAGCGGCGATAGTTAATTATTATCCCATCGGCTCAACGCTTGCTGGTCACACAGATCATTCAGAAGATGATCGTACAGCGCCATTGTTTTCCTTCAG CTTTGGACAGCCCGCTGTATTTCTAATCGGTGGCCTTAGTCGCGATGAGCAACCGGATGCTATCTTGCTACGAAGCGGTGACATTATCGTTATGACTGGTGAAAGTAGGCTGTGTTATCATGCGGTACCTCGTGTTTGTGCGGATTTGGAGCTTCCTGATAACATGGGAAACAGTGCCAAACGTTGGGATCCGAATGATGTCTCAGTAGAGCAGCACGACGATGAGATGTGGAATGATGTCGAGCAATACATTCAGTACAGCCGCATCAACATAAAC TGTTGGTTTTTCAACGAtcggcacacacgcacgtcaTCGACCTGCCGAAGTGGCAAACAAATGATGGCGTCCAAGATTGGTACTACGGGCGAATGA
- the LOC118513798 gene encoding nucleic acid dioxygenase ALKBH1 isoform X6 translates to MFQTSFKYYKSRNPPPTFENVLLIGTDQPNLKPVQLTHDNESIFSGLYPPNDWKIYELCSRPGLLLLANPFTCEGQRYWMKRSLVNYPMHPNTTNQSNASQSTQQVQWWKMVQSITDATERKKFAQKLRWTTLGYQYDWTHKIYDETRKENFPSELRALVQYVATVLGYNRFSPEAAIVNYYPIGSTLAGHTDHSEDDRTAPLFSFSFGQPAVFLIGGLSRDEQPDAILLRSGDIIVMTGESRLCYHAVPRVCADLELPDNMGNSAKRWDPNDVSVEQHDDEMWNDVEQYIQYSRININLSLILSL, encoded by the exons ATGTTTCAAACATCCTTTAAATACTACAAGTCGAGGAATCCTCCACCTACGTTCGAGAATGTGCTACTTATCGGTACTGATCAACCTAATCTAAAG CCGGTGCAGTTGACTCATGACAATGAAAGCATTTTTTCTGGTCTATACCCACCGAACGACTGGAAAATATATGAACTATGTTCCAGGCCGGGATTGCTTCTGCTAGCCAATCCGTTCACGTGCGAGGGTCAACGGTACTGGATGAAGCGAAGCTTGGTAAACTATCCGATGCACCCGAACACTACCAACCAAAGCAACGCGAGCCAATCGACCCAGCAAGTTcaatggtggaaaatggttcaAAGTATCACGGATGCAACGGAACGTAAGAAGTTCGCCCAAAAACTTCGTTGGACCACATTAGGCTATCAGTATGATTGGACACATAAGATATACGACGAAACACGAAAGGAAAACTTCCCGTCTGAGCTACGCGCGCTAGTGCAATACGTGGCCACCGTGCTTGGTTACAATCGGTTTTCACCAGAAGCGGCGATAGTTAATTATTATCCCATCGGCTCAACGCTTGCTGGTCACACAGATCATTCAGAAGATGATCGTACAGCGCCATTGTTTTCCTTCAG CTTTGGACAGCCCGCTGTATTTCTAATCGGTGGCCTTAGTCGCGATGAGCAACCGGATGCTATCTTGCTACGAAGCGGTGACATTATCGTTATGACTGGTGAAAGTAGGCTGTGTTATCATGCGGTACCTCGTGTTTGTGCGGATTTGGAGCTTCCTGATAACATGGGAAACAGTGCCAAACGTTGGGATCCGAATGATGTCTCAGTAGAGCAGCACGACGATGAGATGTGGAATGATGTCGAGCAATACATTCAGTACAGCCGCATCAACATAAAC
- the LOC118513525 gene encoding probable 4-coumarate--CoA ligase 1: MATQYDPQACCWSGPCRPSVLNPAANLGPVVLNVLERTPQKTAQVNVDTGYTMTCDELRRRSVRLAKFLIASEYRVGDVIVLIARNSDNVAPVVFGCFLAGITVNTLDPSFGLEEVEHLLRLTRPLAVIGDSDVLVLVGEAASRLGLCFNHTLFLLQEVHGRDITLHESWISVEALVQRKIENEDGFVPAYWGDSNQLIAAIVCSSGTTGLPKAVRISHAQLIAPYQRVSQLDQDDTLLCFSTLYWISGLQILMNGVLNGIRRIITTQPATPELAIQLCKRHHVTVMLVTPTMASDIVRTIAPTKRLESVKLFAIGGSTVPKRLRDEINRRVLVAGRGRSFVGYGTSETGNIAYELVPREDSVGFLLPGVRAKIVDEYGQPMGPNENGELLVRPVHPFLGYHGDESSSKAALENGTEGFVRTGDIARFDSDGFLYLIDRKREIFKYDGFQIAPTELEELIAELEGVRNVVVVGLPDPDRCYNDLATALIVRESNESASLSKALTEQAVIDHCARTADGRARPKQKWLRGGVIFVDQLPMTASGKVMRTAAKQLARQCKLQNSAQ, encoded by the exons ATGGCGACACAATACGATCCTCAAGCCTGCTGTTGGAGCGGTCCGTGCCGCCCTAGCGTTCTCAATCCAGCTGCCAACTTGGGTCCGGTGGTACTTAACGTACTCGAGCGAACACCACAAAAAACGGCGCAAGTGAATGTCGACACCGGTTACACTATGACCTGTGATGAATTACGGCGCCGTTCGGTGCGGCTCGCCAAGTTTCTGATAGCTTCGGAATATCGGGTGGGTGATGTGATTGTGCTAATTGCACGCAACTCGGACAACGTCGCTCCAGTCGTATTCGGATGCTTCCTTGCCGGTATAACGGTCAACACTCTCGATCCATCTTTCGGTTTGGAGGAGGTTGAGCACTTATTGCGGCTTACACGTCCCTTAGCCGTCATTGGTGATAGTGACGTTCTGGTACTCGTTGGTGAAGCTGCATCTCGGTTGGGGCTATGCTTCAACCACACTTTGTTCCTACTGCAGGAAGTCCATGGGCGTGATATTACGTTACACGAAAGTTGGATCTCTGTCGAGGCGTTGGTGCAAAGGAAGATTGAGAACGAGGATGGATTCGTTCCTGCGTACTGGGGTGACTCGAACCAGTTGATTGCTGCTATCGTGTGTTCATCGGGAACTACTGGTTTACCAAAAGCTGTTCGAATTTCACATGCCCAGCTCATCGCTCCTTATCAGCGCGTTAGCCAGCTGGACCAGGACGATACGCTGTTGTGCTTTAGCACCCTCTACTGGATATCCGGCTTGCAGATATTGATGAACGGTGTGCTCAACGGTATTCGGCGCATAATTACGACACAGCCTGCCACACCTGAACTTGCTATCCAGTTGTGCAAGCGACATCATGTAACAGTGATGCTTGTTACACCCACTATGGCTAGCGATATCGTTAGGACCATAGCTCCTACCAAACGGCTGGAATCTGTCAAGCTGTTCGCTATCGGGGGTAGCACAGTACCGAAGCGGTTACGTGACGAAATTAACCGACGAGTACTGGTAGCCGGTCGTGGGCGATCATTTGTTGGATACGGTACCAGTGAGACGGGCAATATCGCTTATGAGCTAGTGCCTAGAGAGGACTCTGTTGGTTTTCTGTTGCCGGGCGTCAGAGCAAAG ATTGTTGATGAATATGGGCAACCGATGGGTCCGAACGAAAATGGCGAGCTGCTTGTCCGTCCCGTTCACCCGTTCCTTGGGTACCATGGCGATGAATCGTCGAGTAAAGCTGCACTAGAAAATGGAACGGAAGGTTTTGTGCGTACAGGCGACATTGCTAGGTTTGATTCTGATGGGTTTCTCTATTTGATTGATCGCAAGAGAGAAATTTTCAAGTACGATGGTTTCCAGATCGCACCGACCGAACTGGAGGAGCTAATTGCTGAGCTCGAGGGAGTGCGAAacgttgttgttgtcgggCTGCCTGATCCCGACCGTTGCTATAATGATCTTGCTACAGCGCTTATTGTACGGGAATCGAACGAATCTGCGTCTTTGTCTAAAGCATTAACCGAGCAAGCGGTGATAGATCATTGCGCCCGTACTGCAGATGGTCGGGCTAGACCAAAACAGAAATGGTTACGAGGCGGAGTCATTTTCGTCGACCAGTTGCCCATGACCGCAAGCGGAAAAGTTATGCGGACTGCTGCAAAGCAACTGGCACGACAATGCAAATTGCAAAATTCAGCCCAATAA